One Moorella sp. E308F genomic region harbors:
- a CDS encoding DUF2273 domain-containing protein yields the protein MENIFDLLGYLWREHRGKLIGVTLGLIFGILTAIWGFGKAFFIGLCVALGYVIGRRLDQGRGWEDLWQRFFGRRW from the coding sequence GTGGAAAATATTTTCGATTTGCTAGGCTATCTCTGGCGGGAACACCGTGGTAAGCTAATCGGCGTCACCCTGGGCCTTATTTTTGGGATTTTAACTGCCATCTGGGGCTTTGGGAAGGCCTTTTTCATCGGCCTTTGTGTAGCGCTGGGCTATGTTATCGGCCGTCGCCTTGATCAGGGCCGGGGATGGGAGGACCTCTGGCAACGTTTCTTTGGTCGTCGCTGGTAA
- the amaP gene encoding alkaline shock response membrane anchor protein AmaP yields the protein MLDRAILALFALLVAALSLVTLAVIAGWTVPLDLFELSLLRTDYRFIAGLIAAVFFLLALRFFLASVRPAAAKEEQAVIKSTDLGTASIALPALENLVNRAARQVKGVREVRPTLRVLPEGLAVKLNITVSPDRNLPELAAALQQQVYEYIVATAGLEVPEVQVRVNGIYQEGLRRVE from the coding sequence ATGCTGGACCGGGCCATACTGGCCCTTTTTGCTTTACTGGTGGCGGCCCTTTCCCTGGTTACCCTGGCGGTAATCGCCGGCTGGACAGTACCCCTGGACCTTTTTGAACTAAGCCTATTACGTACGGACTACCGCTTCATAGCCGGTCTGATAGCCGCCGTATTTTTCTTGCTGGCCTTGCGTTTCTTTCTGGCCAGTGTGCGCCCGGCAGCAGCGAAGGAAGAGCAGGCGGTTATTAAATCTACCGACCTTGGTACGGCCAGCATTGCCCTGCCGGCCCTGGAAAACCTGGTCAACAGGGCCGCCCGCCAGGTAAAAGGAGTACGAGAAGTGCGGCCCACCCTCAGAGTCCTCCCGGAAGGGCTGGCAGTGAAGCTCAATATTACCGTCAGCCCCGACCGCAATCTACCGGAATTAGCAGCAGCACTCCAGCAACAAGTCTATGAATATATTGTTGCTACAGCCGGCCTGGAAGTGCCGGAGGTCCAGGTGCGGGTGAACGGTATTTACCAGGAAGGCCTGCGCCGGGTAGAATAG
- a CDS encoding Asp23/Gls24 family envelope stress response protein, with product MEVDAVDNALEQQARTDLGTIKITNEVVAIIAGLAATEIEGVAGMSGGIAGGIAELLGRKNLSKGVKVEVGEKEAAVDLYIVVNFGVRIPDVAIRVQENVKRAIESMTGLRVVEVNVHVQGVVFPQEEKEEETTRVR from the coding sequence GTGGAGGTGGATGCAGTGGATAATGCTTTAGAACAACAGGCCCGAACCGATCTCGGCACTATAAAAATTACCAACGAAGTGGTAGCCATCATTGCCGGCCTGGCCGCCACGGAAATCGAAGGAGTAGCCGGCATGAGCGGCGGCATTGCCGGCGGTATTGCCGAACTTTTAGGCCGGAAGAATCTAAGTAAGGGCGTTAAGGTAGAAGTAGGAGAAAAGGAAGCTGCGGTTGACCTGTACATAGTGGTTAACTTCGGCGTTCGTATTCCTGATGTAGCCATCCGGGTACAGGAGAATGTTAAAAGGGCTATTGAATCAATGACAGGCTTACGGGTGGTAGAAGTAAATGTTCACGTCCAGGGCGTAGTATTTCCCCAGGAAGAGAAAGAAGAAGAAACCACCCGGGTCCGGTAG
- the accC gene encoding acetyl-CoA carboxylase biotin carboxylase subunit: MFKRVLIANRGEIAVRIIRACREMDIETVAVYSEADRGALHTRLADKAVCIGPAPANRSYLHIPSIIAAAQMSGADAIHPGYGFLAENPYFAEMCATAGITFIGPSPRSMQLMGAKATARATMIAAGVPVVPGSEGVVKDLDAALAIAKEIGYPVLIKASAGGGGRGMRVAQGPRELRQAIQTAQREAEAAFGDSQVYLEKYIEEPRHIEFQILGDTEGNLIHLGERDCSLQRRNQKILEEAPSVALTPELRREMGEVALKAARAVDYYSTGTVEFLLDKHGRYYFIEMNTRIQVEHPVTEAVTGIDLVQEQIRIAAGEPLSIRQEDVQIRGHAIECRINAEDPNHNFRPAPGRIERYHVPGGFGIRVDSAVYSGYFIPPFYDSLIAKVIAWAPDREGAINRMAGALKEMVIEGVPTTIPFHQQILANAFFRRGEIYTNFIQRRLLAG; encoded by the coding sequence ATGTTTAAACGAGTTCTCATTGCCAATCGCGGCGAGATTGCGGTGCGGATTATCCGCGCCTGCCGTGAAATGGATATCGAAACAGTAGCCGTCTATTCTGAGGCCGACCGGGGAGCCCTGCATACCAGGCTGGCTGACAAAGCCGTCTGTATCGGGCCGGCGCCGGCCAACCGCAGTTACCTGCATATTCCCAGCATTATTGCTGCTGCCCAGATGAGCGGTGCTGATGCCATTCATCCTGGTTATGGCTTTCTGGCAGAAAACCCCTATTTTGCCGAGATGTGCGCCACGGCAGGGATCACCTTTATCGGCCCTTCACCGCGTTCCATGCAGCTCATGGGCGCCAAGGCCACGGCCCGGGCCACCATGATTGCTGCCGGGGTGCCGGTAGTACCAGGTTCAGAAGGGGTTGTCAAGGATCTGGATGCCGCCCTGGCTATAGCCAAAGAAATTGGTTACCCTGTTTTAATTAAAGCGTCAGCCGGCGGCGGTGGCCGCGGCATGCGGGTGGCCCAGGGCCCCCGGGAGTTGCGCCAGGCCATCCAGACCGCCCAGCGGGAAGCCGAAGCTGCTTTCGGCGATTCCCAGGTTTACCTGGAGAAATATATTGAAGAACCCCGTCATATCGAATTCCAAATATTAGGTGATACCGAGGGGAACCTCATTCACCTTGGGGAGCGCGACTGTTCCCTGCAGCGGCGCAATCAGAAGATCCTGGAAGAAGCCCCTTCGGTAGCCCTGACACCGGAACTGCGGCGGGAAATGGGAGAAGTCGCCTTAAAGGCCGCCAGGGCCGTCGATTATTACAGCACCGGTACGGTAGAATTCCTGTTGGATAAGCATGGCCGCTATTATTTCATTGAAATGAATACCCGCATTCAGGTGGAACACCCGGTGACCGAGGCGGTTACCGGGATCGACCTGGTCCAGGAACAGATCAGGATAGCAGCAGGGGAACCTTTAAGCATCCGCCAGGAGGATGTCCAGATACGGGGGCATGCCATTGAGTGCCGGATTAATGCCGAAGATCCCAACCATAATTTCCGGCCGGCCCCGGGGCGCATTGAGCGTTACCATGTACCGGGAGGCTTTGGCATCCGGGTGGACAGCGCTGTGTACAGTGGTTACTTTATTCCCCCTTTTTATGATTCTTTGATTGCCAAGGTCATTGCCTGGGCGCCGGACCGGGAAGGGGCCATCAACCGCATGGCTGGAGCTCTAAAAGAAATGGTAATTGAAGGGGTGCCGACAACTATTCCTTTCCACCAGCAGATTCTGGCCAACGCCTTTTTCCGGCGGGGCGAGATCTACACCAACTTTATCCAGCGCCGCTTGCTGGCGGGGTAA